The Sesamum indicum cultivar Zhongzhi No. 13 linkage group LG9, S_indicum_v1.0, whole genome shotgun sequence genome segment ATTAAGCGCATAAAACATTACCCTTAACCAAAGGGGGGAGGTTGGCTTTTATTGTCTTGGTTCTCTCTCAGATGAGGAGACATGCCCCTTTAGAACTCAGGTCGACGATTACTGCAGATaagttttttcaaatttagaggCAGTTGGCGAAGGTTTTCAAGAAGTCAAGTCGGTCGAAAAGTATTGAACCAAATAAGTTTTTTAGAGGATAACTTCCACATCTCGAGAGGGTTGTTGGGAGATGGGAATAATCCTTTCATATCTCCAAACATAAGTGATGATTATATGATCCTCTTTTTCGTGCTGTACTAATAATCTTTGTAGCAGTGTTGGGGGAGGAGGGTACATTTAGCAACCAAATGGGCTTAAGGGACTTATTTCTTGACAGGCTAATGGATCACAGTCGGGGTCTAATCTATCTCGAATCCTATAAATTGATCATGAACTGGAGGCTATTCTCCCTCGGACTTCATGCGCACAAAGGCTTTTGTTGGGCTTCTATGTAAAATTAAGCCTATACATGAGCAAAGTGCCTTTTTTTGGGTATACATAATGCatctaatcattttttttatacttaaatatatttaatttattaattaatatattagtaatatatatatatatatatatgtattccaAAAACAGACgaaaaaagagagaggaaagggtaaataaataataataataataacgtATACAAGCACTTATTAATCTCCAACGGCTACTTGGAAATATTGGGTTGCAACCTTTTCAGCTGATGGGTCCCAAAAATCTTCCACTTTTGCTGTCTTCTCACCCACATAAAAGCTTAAAACCTCACAAAAGGAAAGACCCCACCACTCCACTCATCAAACTTACGTAGTCCATCACTCTATCATTTCCTGCCCAATATTTCCATGCTGCACCACACCTATTCGCTAATTATTGATGCATCCAATATGCCACGCTTCCAATAAtcttatagaaaattaattccgtacctaataataaacaacaaaattggtgcagtaattttttttataggaatttttctacatatatattatttcgtgtttgaaaacattaataatttgaatcaGTATTGAACTAACATTATACTGATCACAACGTGATTTACTTTACTCCGTACTGGTAGAAAAATTGGTTGATTtaattgtacatatataaattaaacacaaggaaaaaaagttatatatacaaatattataaaataaaatagagggGGAGACATTTGTGTTGCATATAGAGTAACACATTAGTCCAATCCTTTTTCTAAAACCATaataaattagagaaaaagaattgtgATTAGAAATTTGTGTATGGTAATTAGAGAAGGACATTTGCTCTATCTTCTTCATCAGCTTTTGCTTTGTCTTTATCCAAAGGTTAAAGCAGAATACCCCAACCCCTCGCCAAGTGGTATCCCACTTCCCTGCAATTTCTCATACACAGTACTAATTCCATTGGTTTTATATTAATCTTCCCAAATCTTGGACTCCTAAACCCTCCAATCAACGTCCAATCCTCACTGCTCTCCATATATTCCACAAAAACCTCAAACCTTTTTGCTTCCGCTGTCTTCTTTAATCTCAACGTTCCATTcacgtctctctctctctctctccccagACAAGTTAATCTTCTTCAGTTAATGCCCGGAAGAACATTGGTATAAGTACCATTCATTTATtgacgaagaagaagaagaagaagaaagagagagcaAATCCAAGAACATCATGGGTGTCTTTGCTTCTTTCCTTGTGCtgtctcttctctctttctcggCTTCTTTCTCATGTAAGTCTCTGCAAATAATACTGCACTCTCTCATACCACTGTGTGTTGTTTCCTTTACATTTACGGATTTTGTGTTTGATGATTTTTCAGGTGGAGAAATGCAACCCAAGATCGGAGTCTGCTACGGCGAGCTGGGCAACAATCTCCCCACCCCATCAGCATCCATTCAACTCATCCAAAAACTCAACGGCAAACGGATCAAAATCTACGGGACCAACCCCAAAATCCTCAAATCAATACAAGGCACCGACCTCCAAATATCAATCATGGTCCCGAACAACCTCATTCCCGACATCTCCACCAACCAAACACTCGCCGACCAATGGGTCCAAACCAATGTTGTCCCCTTCTACCCGGAGTCCAAGATCCGTTACCTCCTCGTCGGCAACGAAATCCTCAGCAACCCACCCAACACAACCTGGTTCAAACTCGTACCCGCCATGCGCAAAATCCGAAGCTCTGTCAAAAAATACGGTCTCCACAAGATCAAGGTCGGAACCCCGTTGGCGATGGACGCTTTGGAGTCTTCTTTCCCACCGTCTAATGGAACTTTCCGGTCCGACGTTCGGGAAAAAGTCATTAGACCGATGCTCCATTTCTTGAACCGGACCAAATCCTTCTTCTTCGTCGATGTCTACACTTACTTCGCTTGGGTTTCTCAACCTCTCCAAATCAACCTCGACTATGCTCTGCTTCAGCCCACGAACATAACCTATACGGATCCCGTTTCGGGTCTGACCTACACCAATCTGTTGGACCAAATGCTGGATGCTCTTGTTTTCGCCATGAAGCGACTCGGGTACCCGGACATTCGCCTCTTCCTCGCCGAAACGGGTTGGCCCAGCGGCGGAGACCCGGACCAGCTCGGAGCTAATATTTACAACGCCGCCACTTACAACCGCAATGTGGTCAAGAAGTTCATGGCGAAGCCACCAATCGGGACACCAGCCAGACCCGGGGCAGTCATCCCGACCATGATCTTCGCACTGTACAACGAAAACCAGAAGCCAGGTCCGGGTACTGAACGAAACTTCGGGCTGCTGTACCCTAACGGGTCGCACGTGTACCCGATTGATCTATCGGGCAAGACCCAGGTTTCAGATTACCCGCCTCTGGCGAAGCCTGCGAATAACGGGAAGTTATGGTGCGTGGTGGCGGAGGGTGCAAACAAGACGGCGTTGACGGGGGCATTGTCGTACGCGTGCAGTCAGGGTAATCGGACCTGCGACCCGATCCAACCAGGAGGGAAGTGTTACAAGCCCAATTCGTTGATCAAGCATGCTAGTTATGCTTTTAGTTCATATTGGGCCCAGATGAGGGCAGCCGGGGCGACTTGTTCCTTCAGCGGGTTAGCGGTTATGATCTCCAAAGATCCGAGTAAGTACTACTATCCTACTTCCTCATACACCACACCTCATAAAgtactctaattttttttttaaataaaaaaatatatttaaaattattacattattaactaattattattaagttaaattaaaatataattgttattcaagtggaattaatattaattattttgttctattttgTGCAGGTTATGGGGCATGCAAATATCCGAGTGTTAACCTCTGAGCATGCAAGGTGGCATTAGCTTATTGGTTGGATTGACATGATTtcaccaatttttatttatttattttcttggaaatGGATTAgggtttatgattttttacagAGCTGAGAAGGCTGTGTTGGGCTGGGGAGTGTATTAACAGAGGCCTCATTGGCCCATCAACACTAGATGGCCCATTTTGAATCGCTTTGAATATCGGTTTTTTTGTCTAaagaattttatgatttgtgGAAGTAGGAGAGTATAAGATATGATATTCTCCTAATAATCTGTTTAAATTCTTGAGGTACGAAATATATTTCACATACATACTATCACTATTATTACTACTTCCAACGAGAGCTGGTGGGTACCAAAGAGTTGTGAAAAGCAAAGGATAACCAAACAAAGGAACCTACTGGAAAATGTCAATtacctttttcctttttcaatcaaataacttttttttagctatatttatttcataaatattattttaaaaataaaatttcaaggtatttagatttaaaaatacaagctTCTATGTTATAAGAACCAAAGAATCTTGTTAAAATATATCTGAtaactgataattttttagggATATTGTAAAATCctaatatcattttttggtAATGAATCTCAGGTCTAAGCCCACAATGAAGGGCCCGTCCATGGGTTTAGAAGCCCAAACTATTTGCAGTCCTTTTATAAACCTTCGAATCTAtggagaaacaaaaatacaagGTCTAGTCTTTCACTGTCTACATATATACGTCGTTGCGTTGCAGCCTCACACTCAACTTggagatattttttattttttaggtgaTAATAatgcattattatttatttttaaataaatcgataacaattatcaatatcaaatatctgTATCTAACGATTATGGATAACTATAACGATCGTATATCTATTAGTATCATATAAAATACCTAATTAACACCTATTATTAAACTAAAACATTATATATGTTACAGTGAAATAAGATCCTAGAGTTAAACTATGGCTCATTGGCCAATCCAAAGATATTTAGATACtaagaaaaaatatctaaaaaatgaatcaaaaatACAACTTCTGACCCTCGTTGGACAGCTACCTAGCTATTTCACTTGCCAACTTCGTTGCCTCCAATACTCTTGCTGGATTCAGCTTATACTTCTTGGCTTCACTCATGTATTTTCCTTTTGCCTTTTAcaaataacatattatttaaaggTTTTACAaatagcataataataataataataataataataatagcattaaataaataagtcattCAGATCTGATCACAAGTGTccttataaatttagtttgataAGATATGGAAATAGGGCGGATTTATgggctttttcttttctcatataataataataataataataataataataataatttcaacgCCTTTGAATGATCAACTACTTTTAGATATAGtgaacaattaatatatttatttgctaATGTCACTTGGTCACATTTATTTCCTGATGCTACAGTTGCCCATCTCACAGTCCGTCGCTCGGATCATAACTCATAAGGCGTTACTTACTCATTTAGAGGAAAGGCCAGCATATACGCTACAGTGTTCCCGTCTATGGAGATTTGAGGTTGCATGGCTTCAATTGGAGCAGTGCGAGGACATAATGGCAGCTAGTTGGGGGTCATCATTGGGCCAGGGTGGCTCCTTGAAGGTTGCTGCAAAGTTTATATAAGGTTGAATGGTCCTTTTCTGGAGCAGGTGATGTTTAAACTCGATTTCCCTTCTTCCTTTATTTGCTTGGTAATGCTTTGTGTTTctctatttccttttcttttatgctTAGTAGCAAACAATTTGGCTCCCTTGTTCCTTAGAGGGGACTCCGTCAGGGGAATCATCTCCCcctatgtttatttttactcTATACAGAATATTTCAGCTCGTTGTTAAAGTCTGCTGATGGCTGGATTAAAGGGGTGTCCATTTGCACAACTGCTCCCTCCATCTCTCACCTTCTCTTTGCGGATGACGCTAATCTTTTGTCAGGCCTCTCTTCAGAGTACACGAGTGATTCAGGATATTTTGGAGGTATACCAGCGAGCATCGTGACAGGAGATTAATTTCTCCAAATCTTTGGTTGTGTTTAGTAAGAACATGTAGGAGGACACTTGCTCCCATATTGTTGTCGAACTTGCCATTAAACGAGAGAACAAGCTGGTGTGTTATTTGGGTCTTCCTTCTAGAGTTGCTTGATCCAAATGAAACTTTTTTGCCACCATCCAAGATGAAGTGTGGGCGAGAATAACGAGTTGGAATGCAAAACTTCTTTTTCAAGTGGGGAGGGAGCTGTTGATTAAGTCGATTATTCAGGCCATTCCTACTTATGCTATGGGATGGTTCCAGCTTCCAATTTCCAAGAAGAACTAGTTCTGTTGAGACTGGTTCTACTACCTGGCCATTATTTTTaatgcattaattattaatacatattttaccccaaattaaattaaaaattgatactttgtacaatatatgttatattaataactttatatatactGCAAAACAAATACTAATATGTTATTTCAATACTAATTgcatggaattaattttgtaaaggaACTTAATTGAGTGGTTAATGTAATATAAGTTGGAAATTgaagaatatttttggtattgaaataatttgatatagtGGTACCGTAACTACcactttaaatttataaagctTCTtctcttaataataatatagataatatgTTGTCGCTTTCTTAATTAGGTTGCAATTTTTGATTAGTGGGAGTGGCAATTATTGGTTCTTCCTCATCagaatatttcattattttatttagtacgattcatatatagtttattaaattattttttgtaggtACCTTAATCAAATAGAGTTGTggagcataattaattatttcattctcATGACACTGACACATTATCTAAACATAATTTAACTTGAAATAATTGAGGTTTTCTATCCCTACAACTTCAAAACTTGACTACCAATTCTTAAACAAAtctgatcaaatattaaaatttatgctATGATGTCTATGCTTATGATGTCTATGCTTATTCCCACTCAACTTTTGTACtcataataatactaattttggatttgtaattatgaaagatttaagaaaatatttaaaggaACAATATTAAGAACACAATTTCtattggattaaaaattacatcactgcttttatattatttattatcttaatatatatttttaggtacttttttatcctataaaaattaatatacaatttctataaatattttatttttaaaaattatacacatgtATAAAAACATGTCACGcttactaattttataatgcaTCTACCTAATATAATTACCAACGTTCATAAAGCgttaaattgaaattgagtttttttaaaaaatagatgaatttgaaaatcaattaaaaacataaggactaaaaaataattaaccgaacatgagaaaaatcaaaattaacgacaaaaagggaaaaagaaaagtgggGAGATCTTTTTGATAAGTGGGAATTGGAGCAGCTCCAATGTCCCACTTGTCGCCATCATAATTGCCAATCCCCTCTTTTCCTTCTCTCAATCTGACTCTCACCTTATCCGCTTTgttcgctctctctctctctctctatacgTATATCCCTTTTGTATCTATCTCCTTCTTCTCTTCCCTTTCtttctctgtctctctctctctctctatatatatataaatatatatattggagaATCAGAACTACTATACTAGTAGAATACTTCTTGATTCCTACACTTATCAAAAAAACCCATTAAACCCTCTTCCATTATCAACTTGAATCAGCCAATCAGTTAGTCGAGACTTCACAGAGTGATTGTTGAATGGACTTTTGTGTTTCCTACGCCAGGCCCAGATTCCCAACTCTGCCCGCCGGAGTTCTCCGCCGTCCCGTCACTTTTGGGCTGCCTGTTGATGGACGGCCATTAATTGTGGTGGCTAGTACCAGTAGTGCTAGCAAGCGTGAGTTTGGGGGCTTGAACGCACCGCTGGAGCCGAGGACGACGGCTGGGAAGTTTTTGAGTGGTGTCTTGTTGGATGATCGCGACAACTTTCGGGTAGCCGCTAGGAAGGAGTTGGAGCGGCTGGCGAATGAGAGGGATGAAGCGGCGGCTCGTTTGCAGCTCAGCCTCGGGTCCGATGAAGCTTGCCTTCATAGGTTGGTGACCATGCCCTTTTCTTGGTTATCCCAAGTTTATTGCATTTACtgaatttatgaatttctgagaaaatattatatcggTGACAGGTCTCTGTGGTAAAATCAACGCTGTCTTTTTCTTATGGTTATTGTATTATAATCTGTTTAACATTGGGTTTGGTAGTTCAAATCTTA includes the following:
- the LOC105170121 gene encoding probable glucan endo-1,3-beta-glucosidase A6, with protein sequence MGVFASFLVLSLLSFSASFSCGEMQPKIGVCYGELGNNLPTPSASIQLIQKLNGKRIKIYGTNPKILKSIQGTDLQISIMVPNNLIPDISTNQTLADQWVQTNVVPFYPESKIRYLLVGNEILSNPPNTTWFKLVPAMRKIRSSVKKYGLHKIKVGTPLAMDALESSFPPSNGTFRSDVREKVIRPMLHFLNRTKSFFFVDVYTYFAWVSQPLQINLDYALLQPTNITYTDPVSGLTYTNLLDQMLDALVFAMKRLGYPDIRLFLAETGWPSGGDPDQLGANIYNAATYNRNVVKKFMAKPPIGTPARPGAVIPTMIFALYNENQKPGPGTERNFGLLYPNGSHVYPIDLSGKTQVSDYPPLAKPANNGKLWCVVAEGANKTALTGALSYACSQGNRTCDPIQPGGKCYKPNSLIKHASYAFSSYWAQMRAAGATCSFSGLAVMISKDPSYGACKYPSVNL